Part of the Candidatus Deferrimicrobiaceae bacterium genome, CCACCCGCTGCGCCACCAGATGATCTCCTGGGCCCTGATCCAGCCCCTCCACGAGAAGCTCGACCGGCTCACCTTGGCCGTTCCCCGGGAGGCGCTCTCCGGGATCCACCCGGCGGACATCGCCCAGATCATCAGCGGCCTCTCCCCCGAGGAGAGGAAAGGGTTTTTCGGGAAGCTCGACCTCGAGACGGCCGCCGAGGCGCTCCACGAACTGGAGCCGGAGGTGCAGGCCGACCTCATCACCGACATGGACAAGGAGCAGGCCGCGGACGTCATCGAGCGGATGCCGCCGGACGAGGCGGCGGACGTGATCGCCGATCTTTCCCTCGAGAAGGCCCAGGAGATCCTCGGGCTGATCGAGAAGGAGGAGGCCCAGGACATCCACGAGCTTCTGGGGCACGAGGAGGACACCGCCGGGGGGCTCATGACGAACGAATACCTCGCCTATGCCCCGGGGATCACCGTGGGGCAGACGCTGGAAAAGTTCCGGGGGGAGGCCAGCGAGATCGAGTCGGTCTACTACGTGTACGTCGTGGAGGACGATAAGTTGCTGGGGGTCGTCGGGCTGCGCGATCTCATCCTCGAGGCCCCTTCGAAAACGCTCGGCGAGGTGATGCACACGAAGCTGATCACCGCCCGGGCGGACGCGAACCAGGAAAAGGTCGCCGAGTTGATCTCCAAGTACAATCTGCTCGCCCTTCCGGTGGTCGACGAGGAGAACTGCCTCTTGGGCATCGTGACCGTGGACGACGTCGTGGACCTGCTTCTGCCGCCTGCCTCCCGCCGCCGCCGCCGGAGGATGTAAGGAGCGATCCCCTCCCTTACGGCCGCCGTCCGGCCCGACGTCACGGTTCGGCCCCGAGCAGCCCCGGAAGCCCCGGGACAATCGTCAGGATCACAAGGAAGATCGTGAGAAAGATCATGGCAACCGTGGTCGTCCACGCGATCCCGTTGAACGCTTTCGAGTTGACGTACTCTCCCATCAGGTCCCGGTCGTTGATCAGCTTCAGCATGAACACGAGGACGAACGGCAGGAGGATGCCGTTGGCCACCTGGGAAAAAAGCATGATGA contains:
- a CDS encoding CBS domain-containing protein, producing the protein MTLVGELFVADVLGKPVLDPLGDEIGRLRDIAVVGGGTFPRAAGLLLERKKKVLFLPWEDLSIFNRRIISSRKRESDLSEYAPAHDQLLIGKDLLDKQIVDIDGAKVVRVNDVKLAEEGGAACVTGVDVGVRGILRRLGVERRGEAFFRAIRHPLRHQMISWALIQPLHEKLDRLTLAVPREALSGIHPADIAQIISGLSPEERKGFFGKLDLETAAEALHELEPEVQADLITDMDKEQAADVIERMPPDEAADVIADLSLEKAQEILGLIEKEEAQDIHELLGHEEDTAGGLMTNEYLAYAPGITVGQTLEKFRGEASEIESVYYVYVVEDDKLLGVVGLRDLILEAPSKTLGEVMHTKLITARADANQEKVAELISKYNLLALPVVDEENCLLGIVTVDDVVDLLLPPASRRRRRRM